Proteins encoded within one genomic window of Setaria italica strain Yugu1 chromosome IV, Setaria_italica_v2.0, whole genome shotgun sequence:
- the LOC101762297 gene encoding protein DETOXIFICATION 16 — protein sequence MARGSVEESLLAAGRPGEECLSVREEVKKQLWLAGPMIAGALLQNVIQMISVMYVGHLGELPLAGASMANSFATVTGLSLLLGMASALDTLCGQAFGARQYYLLGIYMQRAMFLLTLVSVPVAVIWFHTGEILLLFGQDPDIAAEAGNYARWMIPAIFGYGLMQCQVRFLQTQNIVMPVMASAGAAAACHLVVCWVLVYGLGLGSKGAALSNAIAFWVNVVLLAVYIRVSSACKETWTGFSMEAFHDALSFFRLGIPSALMVCLEMWSFELIVLLSGLLPNPKLETSVLSISLNTAAFVWMIPFGLGSAVSTRVSNELGAGRPQAARLAVRVVVFLAVSEGLVIGLILVCIRYIWGHAYSNVEEVVRYVAKMMLVITVSNFFDGIQCVLSGVARGCGWQKIGACINLGAYYIAGIPSAYLIAFVLHVGGMGLWLGIICGLLVQVLLLMIVTLCTNWDDEATKAKNRVYNSSSPADFET from the exons ATGGCGAGGGGGAGCGTGGAGGAATCGCTCCTCGCCGCGGGCCGACCCGGGGAGGAGTGCCTGAGCGTGCGGGAGGAGGTGAAGAAGCAGCTATGGCTGGCGGGGCCCATGATCGCCGGCGCGCTGCTGCAGAACGTGATCCAGATGATCTCCGTAATGTACGTCGGCCACCTCGGCGAGctccccctcgccggcgcctccATGGCCAACTCCTTCGCCACCGTCACCGGCCTCAGCCTGCTG CTTGGAATGGCCAGCGCCCTGGACACTCTGTGCGGCCAAGCGTTCGGAGCCAGGCAATACTACCTCCTCGGCATCTACATGCAACGCGCCATGTTCCTGCTCACCCTCGTGAGCGTCCCTGTCGCCGTCATCTGGTTCCACACCGGCGAGATCCTGCTCCTGTTCGGCCAGGACCCCGACATCGCCGCGGAGGCCGGCAACTACGCCCGGTGGATGATCCCGGCGATCTTCGGTTACGGCCTGATGCAGTGCCAAGTCCGGTTCCTGCAGACGCAGAACATCGTGATGCCCGTGATGGcgagcgccggcgcggccgcagcGTGCCACCTGGTCGTGTGCTGGGTGCTCGTGTACGGGCTCGGTTTGGGTAGCAAGGGCGCCGCGCTGAGCAACGCCATCGCCTTCTGGGTGAACGTGGTCTTGTTGGCTGTGTACATCAGGGTCTCCAGCGCGTGCAAGGAGACGTGGACCGGGTTCTCCATGGAGGCGTTCCATGACGCGCTCAGCTTCTTCAGGCTCGGGATCCCATCAGCTCTGATGGTCTG CTTGGAGATGTGGTCGTTTGAGCTCATTGTGCTCCTTTCAGGCCTTCTCCCAAACCCCAAATTGGAGACGTCTGTGCTATCTATCAG CCTCAACACGGCTGCCTTCGTGTGGATGATCCCCTTTGGGCTTGGCTCGGCCGTTAG CACTCGCGTCTCCAATGAGCTCGGCGCTGGGCGGCCCCAAGCTGCACGCCTTGCGGTGCGCGTGGTTGTGTTCTTGGCCGTCTCGGAAGGACTGGTCATAGGGCTGATCTTGGTCTGCATACGCTACATTTGGGGCCACGCGTACAGCAACGTCGAGGAGGTAGTGAGATATGTGGCCAAGATGATGCTGGTCATCACGGTGTCCAACTTCTTTGATGGAATCCAGTGTGTCCTTTCAG GTGTTGCAAGAGGCTGCGGATGGCAGAAGATTGGTGCTTGCATTAACCTTGGTGCCTACTATATCGCCGGCATTCCTTCAGCTTACCTCATAGCTTTCGTCTTGCATGTTGGCGGGATG GGCCTGTGGTTGGGCATCATATGTGGGCTCCTCGTACAAGTCCTGCTGCTAATGATCGTCACGCTATGTACCAACTGGGACGATGAG GCAACGAAGGCGAAGAACAGAGTATACAATTCTTCTTCTCCCGCAGATTTTGAAACATGA